From Streptomyces sp. TLI_053, a single genomic window includes:
- a CDS encoding YwqG family protein, producing the protein MAELVTTDTAEAAPAEGAPPIPGDVAELIRARVGERSAPLVERLFRFSLVLEELPDETRGETLDAVPVGRLGGLPELPVGTAWPEAAGRPMQLLAQLDCAALATAFRSTGPGAEGWPLPAEGLLLFFHDEWLSDFTGRGCRVLHVPAGAPPRPAPVVERGTPVVPAVPVRAARALSAPSYQDQELERLFPDDFLVAFDLAQDLAERMPRPEVRLLGWCDTDTGRPEGHRPLLQIGSGALAVDWGECVNVSFWISEEDFAVGRLDRVRHGFEVA; encoded by the coding sequence ATGGCCGAACTCGTGACCACCGACACCGCCGAGGCTGCGCCCGCCGAGGGCGCGCCGCCGATCCCGGGCGACGTCGCGGAGCTGATCCGGGCCCGGGTCGGCGAGCGGTCGGCGCCCCTGGTCGAGCGGCTGTTCCGCTTCTCCCTCGTGCTGGAGGAGCTGCCGGACGAAACGCGGGGCGAGACGCTGGACGCGGTGCCGGTCGGGCGGCTCGGCGGTCTGCCCGAGCTCCCGGTGGGTACGGCCTGGCCCGAGGCCGCCGGCCGCCCGATGCAGCTGCTCGCGCAGCTCGACTGCGCCGCCCTCGCCACGGCCTTCCGCTCCACCGGGCCGGGCGCCGAGGGCTGGCCGCTGCCCGCCGAAGGGCTGCTGCTCTTCTTCCACGACGAATGGCTCTCCGACTTCACCGGCCGGGGGTGCCGGGTGCTGCACGTCCCCGCCGGTGCGCCGCCCCGGCCGGCCCCGGTGGTCGAGCGGGGCACGCCCGTCGTCCCCGCCGTTCCGGTCCGGGCCGCCCGGGCGCTCTCCGCGCCGTCCTACCAGGACCAGGAGCTGGAGCGGCTGTTCCCGGACGACTTCCTGGTCGCCTTCGACCTCGCCCAGGACCTCGCCGAGCGGATGCCGCGGCCCGAGGTCCGGTTGCTGGGCTGGTGCGACACGGACACCGGCCGGCCCGAGGGGCACCGCCCGCTGCTCCAGATCGGGAGCGGTGCGCTGGCCGTCGACTGGGGCGAGTGCGTGAACGTCTCCTTCTGGATCTCCGAGGAGGACTTCGCCGTCGGCCGCCTCGACCGGGTCCGGCACGGCTTCGAGGTCGCCTGA
- a CDS encoding DeoR/GlpR family DNA-binding transcription regulator, translating to MADTGLLAHQRQALIAETVRRSGAVRVAELVDQLGVSDMTVRRDLDALERSGVVKKVHGGAVSASDTAIDEPGFEAKSGLESAAKAAVAEAAATLVEPGSVIAVAAGTTAYAVAARLLHIPRLTVVTNSLPVAELVRSAGDEHGTGAPALLLTGGSPTPSAALVGPLADQAVRSLHVDLLILGAHGVSEKAGLTTPNLAEAQTNRALVASARRVAVVADHTKWGVVALSGFATLDEIDVFVTDSGLNTQARAALTESVGELVVAPVAGA from the coding sequence GTGGCGGACACCGGGCTGCTCGCCCACCAGCGGCAAGCGCTGATCGCCGAGACGGTGCGCCGCAGCGGGGCCGTGCGCGTGGCGGAGCTGGTCGACCAGTTGGGCGTCTCGGACATGACCGTGCGGCGCGACCTCGACGCCCTGGAGCGTTCGGGCGTGGTCAAGAAGGTGCACGGCGGCGCCGTCTCCGCCTCGGACACCGCCATCGACGAACCGGGCTTCGAGGCCAAGTCCGGCCTGGAGTCGGCCGCGAAGGCCGCGGTGGCCGAGGCCGCCGCCACCCTGGTCGAGCCGGGCAGCGTGATCGCCGTCGCCGCGGGCACCACCGCCTACGCGGTCGCGGCCCGGCTGCTGCACATCCCGCGCCTCACCGTGGTCACCAACTCGCTGCCGGTCGCGGAACTGGTCCGCTCGGCCGGCGACGAGCACGGGACCGGCGCGCCCGCCCTGCTGCTGACCGGCGGCTCGCCCACACCCTCGGCCGCGCTGGTCGGGCCGCTCGCCGACCAGGCCGTGCGCTCGCTCCACGTCGACCTGCTGATCCTGGGCGCCCACGGGGTCTCCGAGAAGGCCGGTCTGACCACGCCCAACCTCGCGGAGGCGCAGACCAACCGGGCGCTGGTCGCCTCGGCGCGGCGGGTCGCGGTCGTCGCCGACCACACCAAATGGGGCGTGGTCGCGCTCAGCGGCTTCGCCACGCTCGACGAGATCGACGTGTTCGTCACCGATTCGGGACTGAACACCCAGGCCCGGGCCGCCCTGACGGAGTCCGTCGGGGAGCTCGTCGTCGCCCCGGTCGCCGGGGCCTGA
- a CDS encoding PLP-dependent aminotransferase family protein — MTDTSVDPPRTPRRSPAGAAEAPRPAARRGHRPGTTRPDDGNATAATRPPGTRPTTARPAEGTAPAASSASSTPPARSTPSAAGRAVAGADAADAADAASAGPAGADLHLDLPATGSRRSALMAALREAIRSGRLAPGTRLPPYRALAADLGIARNTAADAYAELVAEGWLTARQGSGTTVAERAEPVPPVRARRSSRPPRPAHDLRQGQPDAAAFPRTAWLAAGRRALTAAPNEAFGPGDPQGRRELREALADYLARARGVRTDPERIVVCSGFAHALRLLFDGPRAVLPARTAGALAVEGYGLAFHRGLLAAAGATTRPLPLDEHGARVGGLAEDPEIRTVLLTPAHQFPTGGPLHPGRRAAVVDWARGRGGLVLEDDYDGEFRYDRQPVGALQGLDPERVVYLGTASKSLSPALRLGWMVLPDHLVDRVLAAKGEREAWASALDQLTLAEFVESGGYDRHVRRMRRRYRDRRDRLVGALAEHAPHIEVTGIAAGLHAVLRLAPGTERSVLKAAAYRGLVLDGLADYRHPLLAAEAMPATDGLVVGYATPPDHAYPAALEALCAILPPPL, encoded by the coding sequence ATGACGGACACCTCGGTCGATCCGCCCCGGACACCCCGCCGCAGTCCCGCCGGAGCGGCCGAGGCACCGCGCCCGGCCGCCCGGCGGGGCCACCGGCCGGGCACCACCCGGCCGGACGACGGGAACGCCACCGCCGCCACCCGCCCGCCCGGCACTCGGCCGACCACCGCCCGCCCCGCCGAGGGCACGGCCCCCGCGGCCTCCTCGGCCTCCTCGACGCCTCCGGCCCGTTCGACCCCTTCGGCCGCCGGTCGCGCCGTCGCCGGAGCGGACGCGGCGGACGCGGCGGACGCGGCGTCCGCGGGCCCGGCCGGGGCCGACCTGCACCTGGACCTGCCCGCCACCGGCAGCCGCCGGTCCGCCCTGATGGCCGCCCTGCGCGAGGCGATCCGCAGCGGCCGGCTCGCCCCGGGCACCCGGCTGCCGCCCTACCGCGCGCTCGCCGCGGACCTCGGCATCGCCCGCAACACCGCCGCCGACGCCTACGCCGAACTGGTCGCCGAGGGCTGGCTCACCGCGCGTCAGGGCTCCGGCACCACCGTCGCCGAACGGGCCGAACCCGTCCCCCCGGTCCGGGCCCGCCGTTCCTCCCGCCCGCCGCGCCCCGCCCACGACCTGCGGCAGGGCCAGCCCGACGCCGCCGCCTTCCCGCGCACCGCCTGGCTCGCCGCCGGGCGCCGGGCGCTCACCGCCGCGCCCAACGAGGCGTTCGGGCCCGGTGATCCGCAGGGCCGGCGGGAGCTGCGCGAAGCCCTCGCCGACTACCTCGCCCGGGCCCGCGGCGTCCGCACCGACCCGGAGCGGATCGTGGTCTGCTCGGGCTTCGCACACGCGCTGCGGCTGCTGTTCGACGGCCCGCGCGCGGTCCTCCCGGCCCGGACGGCCGGGGCGCTCGCCGTCGAGGGCTACGGACTGGCGTTCCACCGCGGGCTGCTGGCCGCCGCCGGTGCCACCACCCGCCCGCTCCCGCTCGACGAGCACGGTGCCCGGGTGGGCGGGCTGGCGGAGGATCCGGAGATCCGTACGGTGCTGCTGACGCCCGCCCACCAGTTCCCGACCGGCGGACCGCTGCACCCCGGCCGCCGCGCGGCGGTGGTCGACTGGGCCCGCGGCCGCGGCGGGCTGGTCCTGGAGGACGACTACGACGGGGAGTTCCGCTACGACCGGCAGCCGGTCGGCGCTCTGCAGGGACTGGACCCGGAGCGGGTGGTCTATCTGGGGACGGCCAGCAAGAGCCTCAGTCCCGCGCTGCGGCTCGGCTGGATGGTGCTGCCGGACCACCTGGTGGACCGGGTGCTGGCGGCGAAGGGCGAGCGGGAGGCCTGGGCCAGCGCCCTGGACCAGCTGACCCTCGCCGAGTTCGTCGAGTCCGGCGGCTACGACCGGCACGTGCGGCGGATGCGCCGCCGCTACCGCGACCGCCGGGACCGGCTGGTCGGCGCACTGGCCGAGCACGCCCCGCACATCGAGGTCACCGGGATCGCGGCCGGGCTGCACGCGGTGCTCCGGCTCGCGCCCGGGACGGAGCGCTCGGTGCTCAAGGCCGCCGCCTACCGGGGGCTGGTGCTGGACGGCCTGGCCGACTACCGGCACCCGCTGCTCGCGGCGGAGGCGATGCCGGCGACGGACGGTCTGGTCGTGGGCTACGCGACCCCGCCGGACCACGCCTACCCGGCGGCGCTGGAGGCGCTCTGCGCCATCCTGCCGCCGCCGCTCTGA
- a CDS encoding transglycosylase family protein, protein MTFRNETTATTAVTATPKRRNRVRTALMAGAVLALPVAGLVTANSASAAPAGVWDKVAACEATGNWAINSGNGFYGGLQFTSSTWAAFGGTAYAPQAHQATKAQQITIGEKVLAAQGPGAWPVCSVKAGLTK, encoded by the coding sequence ATGACCTTCCGTAACGAGACCACCGCCACCACCGCCGTCACCGCCACCCCGAAGCGCCGCAACCGCGTCCGGACGGCACTGATGGCCGGGGCGGTCCTCGCCCTGCCGGTGGCCGGACTCGTCACGGCCAACAGCGCCTCCGCCGCCCCCGCCGGCGTCTGGGACAAGGTCGCCGCCTGCGAGGCCACCGGCAACTGGGCCATCAACTCCGGCAACGGCTTCTACGGCGGCCTGCAGTTCACCAGCTCCACCTGGGCCGCCTTCGGCGGCACCGCCTACGCCCCCCAGGCCCACCAGGCCACCAAGGCCCAGCAGATCACCATCGGCGAGAAGGTCCTCGCCGCCCAGGGCCCCGGCGCCTGGCCCGTCTGCTCCGTCAAGGCCGGCCTCACCAAGTAA
- a CDS encoding ABC transporter permease, with translation MTSATTPPAVDRPAPPGRPARGNGRPLAVLAALGGQNLSLLGALALVLTVFGSLNENYLSWTNVQVIAEAATITGLLAVVQTVVIICGGLDISVGSQAGLASVVSAMAYTSAGSNAVAGTAAAVAVGVLVGVVNGLVIVYGRVNATIATLAGLAAYKGVAQLVSDGRAQGYVLGDPVFVFLGRGKIAGLPVMVWILILVALAVHVLLQYTDLGRNLYAIGGNNTAARLAGIPINKYLVAVYALIGAVAALAGILLTARTGSGQPVSGSEGLELKAITAAALGGCALKGGKGGIGGTLLAVALLGALENGLTVEGINSFWQNVAQGSLLVVAVVIQQSRSGERAVGLPG, from the coding sequence GTGACCAGCGCCACCACCCCGCCCGCCGTCGACCGGCCCGCACCGCCCGGCCGGCCCGCGCGCGGGAACGGCCGCCCGCTCGCCGTCCTGGCCGCCCTCGGCGGCCAGAACCTCAGCCTGCTCGGCGCCCTCGCCCTGGTCCTCACCGTCTTCGGCTCGCTCAACGAGAACTACCTCAGCTGGACCAACGTCCAGGTGATCGCCGAGGCCGCGACCATCACCGGCCTGCTCGCCGTGGTCCAGACCGTGGTGATCATCTGCGGCGGCCTGGACATCTCGGTCGGCTCGCAGGCCGGCCTGGCCTCGGTGGTCAGCGCGATGGCCTACACCTCGGCCGGGTCGAACGCCGTCGCCGGGACGGCGGCCGCGGTGGCCGTCGGTGTCCTGGTCGGCGTCGTCAACGGCCTGGTAATCGTCTACGGCCGGGTCAACGCGACCATCGCCACCCTGGCCGGCCTCGCCGCCTACAAGGGCGTCGCCCAACTCGTCTCCGACGGACGGGCGCAGGGCTACGTCCTGGGTGACCCGGTGTTCGTCTTCCTCGGCCGGGGGAAGATCGCCGGCCTGCCGGTGATGGTGTGGATCCTGATCCTGGTCGCGCTCGCGGTGCACGTCCTGCTGCAGTACACCGACCTCGGCCGCAACCTCTACGCGATCGGCGGCAACAACACCGCCGCCCGGCTGGCCGGAATCCCGATCAACAAGTACCTGGTGGCCGTGTACGCCCTGATCGGCGCGGTCGCCGCACTCGCCGGGATCCTGCTGACCGCCCGCACCGGCTCCGGGCAGCCGGTCTCCGGAAGTGAGGGCCTGGAACTCAAGGCGATCACGGCCGCGGCCCTCGGCGGCTGCGCGCTCAAGGGCGGCAAGGGCGGCATCGGCGGCACCCTGCTGGCGGTCGCCCTGCTGGGCGCGCTGGAGAACGGCCTCACCGTCGAGGGCATCAACTCCTTCTGGCAGAACGTCGCCCAGGGCTCGCTGCTGGTGGTCGCGGTGGTCATCCAGCAGTCCCGCTCCGGCGAACGGGCGGTCGGCCTGCCCGGGTAG
- a CDS encoding glycosyl hydrolase family 18 protein, translated as MHDRVMSARPDERRAVAPRRRALALALAATLSTGGAALALTLDTASAAAANLLANADLETGTLAGWTCANGSVVTTPVHGGGYALNGAVSASDTAECRQTVTVLPNTTYTLAGWVRGNYVYLGATGTGVNSQSWTPGTGGWTQLSSTFTTGASTTSVTVFTHGWYGTGAYQADDLSLTGPAGPTGTASPTATNSPTASPTATGSPTSSPTATNSPTASPTATGSPTGTATATPTATSTATGPAGDGKVTTPAGVTVTKVTHNAVVLQWQPSTATAGDAPVAYKVYAGDQLVATSMGTSVAVSSLLPSRGYAFTVQGYSGGHASAQSARVSTTTTAAPATSPFRSAYFDQWGVYENAYHAKNVDTSGAAGKLDVINYAFANIHPSNLTCFQAVKASDSANENNPNAGDGAGDAYADYQADYNGAASVDGSADTWEQPLKGNFNQLRQLKAKYPNLRFTISIGGWTYSKYFSDAAASDASRKKFVSSCLDMFLKGNLPANVAGDPAGGAASAAGLFDGVDLDWEYPGSAGGHTGNHTSPADKQNFTLLLKEFRTQLDALGNAQGKRFLLTAALPSGQDKIAQLETDKIGAYLDYADIMTYDMHGSWDAKGPTNHQDPLHDSPADPTTPITPGNRKYNIDTTLTAYTSGLPEYGIAGGFPASKLVLGVPFYWRGWTGVPAGANFGLYQSATGPTPAKPLSAEAGLAAWKELNPTAANTRWDPVTESSWVYDGTNFWTGDTPQAVQARGAYARSKGLAGMFAFSLENDDAAGTMLNAMNSSLH; from the coding sequence ATGCACGACCGTGTCATGTCCGCGCGCCCTGACGAGCGCCGGGCCGTCGCGCCGCGCCGCCGAGCACTCGCGCTCGCCCTGGCCGCCACGCTCAGTACCGGCGGCGCCGCCCTCGCGCTCACGCTCGACACCGCCTCGGCCGCCGCCGCCAACCTGCTGGCCAACGCGGACCTGGAGACCGGAACCCTGGCCGGCTGGACCTGTGCCAACGGCTCCGTGGTCACCACCCCGGTCCACGGCGGCGGTTACGCGCTCAACGGCGCCGTCTCGGCCTCCGACACCGCCGAGTGCCGGCAGACCGTCACCGTCCTACCGAACACCACCTACACCCTGGCCGGCTGGGTCCGGGGCAACTACGTCTACCTCGGAGCGACCGGGACCGGCGTCAACTCCCAGAGCTGGACGCCCGGCACCGGCGGCTGGACACAGCTGAGCAGCACCTTCACCACGGGTGCGAGCACCACCTCGGTGACGGTCTTCACCCACGGCTGGTACGGCACCGGCGCCTACCAGGCCGACGACCTGAGCCTGACCGGCCCGGCCGGGCCGACCGGGACCGCCAGCCCGACCGCGACCAACAGCCCGACGGCCAGCCCGACCGCGACCGGCAGCCCCACGAGCAGCCCCACGGCGACGAACAGCCCGACGGCCAGCCCGACCGCGACCGGCAGCCCCACCGGGACCGCGACGGCGACGCCCACCGCCACCTCGACGGCCACCGGCCCCGCCGGGGACGGCAAGGTCACCACACCGGCCGGTGTCACCGTCACCAAGGTCACCCACAACGCCGTGGTGCTCCAGTGGCAGCCGTCCACCGCGACCGCCGGTGACGCCCCGGTCGCCTACAAGGTCTACGCCGGCGACCAGTTGGTGGCCACCTCGATGGGCACCTCGGTGGCGGTCAGCTCGCTGCTGCCCTCGCGCGGCTACGCCTTCACCGTCCAGGGCTACTCCGGCGGTCACGCCTCCGCCCAGTCGGCCCGGGTGAGCACCACCACCACCGCGGCGCCCGCCACCAGCCCGTTCCGCTCGGCCTACTTCGACCAGTGGGGCGTCTACGAGAACGCGTACCACGCGAAGAACGTCGACACCAGCGGCGCCGCCGGCAAACTGGACGTCATCAACTACGCGTTCGCCAACATCCACCCGAGCAACCTCACCTGCTTCCAGGCGGTCAAGGCCTCCGACTCGGCGAACGAGAACAACCCCAACGCCGGTGACGGCGCCGGCGACGCGTACGCCGACTACCAGGCCGACTACAACGGCGCGGCCAGCGTGGACGGCAGCGCCGACACCTGGGAGCAGCCGCTCAAGGGCAACTTCAACCAGTTGCGCCAGCTGAAGGCCAAGTACCCGAACCTGAGGTTCACCATCTCGATCGGCGGCTGGACCTACTCCAAGTACTTCTCGGACGCGGCGGCCTCGGACGCCTCCCGCAAGAAGTTCGTCTCCTCCTGCCTGGACATGTTCCTCAAGGGGAACCTGCCGGCCAACGTCGCCGGTGACCCGGCGGGCGGCGCGGCCTCGGCGGCCGGGCTCTTCGACGGCGTCGACCTCGACTGGGAGTACCCGGGTTCGGCCGGCGGCCACACCGGCAACCACACCTCGCCCGCCGACAAGCAGAACTTCACCCTGCTGCTGAAGGAGTTCCGCACCCAGCTGGACGCCCTCGGCAACGCCCAGGGCAAGCGCTTCCTGCTGACGGCGGCGCTCCCCAGCGGCCAGGACAAGATCGCCCAGCTGGAGACCGACAAGATCGGCGCGTACCTCGACTACGCCGACATCATGACCTACGACATGCACGGCTCGTGGGACGCCAAGGGCCCGACCAACCACCAGGACCCGCTGCACGACAGCCCGGCCGACCCGACCACGCCGATCACCCCGGGCAACCGGAAGTACAACATCGACACCACGCTCACCGCGTACACCTCCGGCCTGCCGGAGTACGGCATCGCGGGCGGGTTCCCGGCGTCCAAGCTGGTGCTGGGCGTGCCGTTCTACTGGCGCGGCTGGACTGGCGTGCCGGCCGGTGCCAACTTCGGCCTGTACCAGAGCGCGACCGGTCCGACCCCGGCCAAGCCGCTGAGCGCGGAGGCCGGTCTGGCTGCCTGGAAGGAGCTCAACCCCACCGCCGCCAACACCCGCTGGGACCCGGTGACCGAGTCCTCCTGGGTGTACGACGGCACCAACTTCTGGACCGGTGACACCCCGCAGGCCGTCCAGGCCCGCGGCGCGTACGCCAGGAGCAAGGGGCTGGCCGGGATGTTCGCGTTCTCGCTGGAGAACGACGACGCCGCCGGGACGATGCTCAACGCGATGAACAGCAGCCTGCACTGA
- a CDS encoding chaplin, translating into MTNTRKYLLAAGLSAALAVLSAGPALALDCDTPVHHTPAPPVHNGLPGGLPGGGTVCINEGGAYANGIVANSPGVLSGNQIQIPINIQTNICGNGLSIL; encoded by the coding sequence ATGACCAACACCAGGAAGTACCTGCTCGCCGCCGGCCTCAGTGCCGCGCTGGCGGTCCTCTCCGCCGGTCCCGCCCTCGCGCTCGACTGCGACACCCCCGTGCACCACACCCCGGCCCCGCCGGTCCACAACGGCCTCCCGGGCGGTCTCCCGGGCGGCGGCACCGTCTGCATCAACGAGGGCGGCGCCTACGCCAACGGCATCGTGGCCAACTCCCCGGGTGTGCTGTCCGGCAACCAGATCCAGATCCCGATCAACATCCAGACCAACATCTGCGGCAACGGCCTCTCCATTCTCTGA
- a CDS encoding DUF4239 domain-containing protein, giving the protein MSEWLALAIAMLAACAVVVAVVLLRHRRAGADEDTDETPDVIEYMTMMIGVVYAIVLGLAIAGVWETRGAAQDDVFREAQALHEVSARAQVYPVEFRDRIRADVDAYVSYVVDVEWTYMRENGEISERGTELLDKLRTDVATRPPASDLEAQAYQPMLDRISVVDDARNARGQNAGPSMPGVVWFGLIVGAVVTVGMVFFLQIRRSPRELILAGAFSALIAFLLFLIWDFDDPFGRSVSVTTQTFTDLFPTLGGGSG; this is encoded by the coding sequence ATGTCCGAATGGTTGGCGCTGGCCATCGCCATGCTGGCGGCCTGTGCCGTGGTGGTGGCGGTGGTGCTGCTGAGGCACCGCCGCGCCGGTGCGGACGAGGACACCGACGAGACACCCGACGTCATCGAGTACATGACGATGATGATCGGCGTGGTCTACGCGATCGTGCTCGGCCTGGCCATCGCCGGAGTCTGGGAGACCCGCGGCGCGGCGCAGGACGACGTCTTCCGCGAGGCGCAGGCGCTGCACGAGGTGAGCGCCCGTGCGCAGGTCTACCCGGTGGAGTTCCGCGACAGGATCCGGGCCGACGTCGACGCTTACGTCTCCTACGTGGTCGACGTGGAGTGGACGTACATGCGCGAGAACGGCGAGATCTCCGAACGCGGCACCGAGCTGCTCGACAAGCTGCGCACCGATGTGGCGACCCGCCCGCCGGCCTCCGACCTGGAGGCACAGGCGTACCAGCCGATGCTGGACCGGATCAGCGTCGTCGACGACGCCCGCAACGCGCGCGGCCAGAACGCCGGCCCGAGCATGCCCGGCGTGGTCTGGTTCGGCCTGATCGTCGGCGCCGTCGTCACGGTGGGCATGGTGTTCTTCCTCCAGATCCGGCGCTCCCCGCGGGAGTTGATCCTGGCCGGCGCGTTCAGCGCGCTGATCGCCTTCCTGCTCTTCCTGATCTGGGACTTCGACGACCCGTTCGGCCGGAGCGTCTCGGTCACCACCCAGACGTTCACCGACCTGTTCCCCACCCTGGGTGGCGGCAGCGGCTGA
- the yidD gene encoding membrane protein insertion efficiency factor YidD has product MAYQQPGQGEQFPTTQRPGRAWWWLPAEERRDRKRRQQEWKAYLRRHGERKKDNDLDDFLPPGCSGGSGGGCRTGGNGGGGNGGCGGGNGGCGGGGGGCDGPCLLALLPTVLAAGLRFALTAGRGDGAGPRPADRAAPAPRGLVAGVLYGAVRHYRTEISPKRPACCLYTPSCSTYAVQALHRHGAVRGARLTAGRLLRCRPEAARRRNGVDPVPEH; this is encoded by the coding sequence GTGGCGTACCAGCAGCCCGGCCAGGGTGAACAGTTCCCGACGACCCAGCGCCCCGGACGTGCTTGGTGGTGGCTGCCGGCCGAGGAGAGGCGCGACCGCAAACGCCGGCAGCAGGAGTGGAAGGCCTACCTGCGCAGGCACGGGGAGCGGAAGAAGGACAACGACCTCGACGACTTCCTGCCCCCCGGTTGCAGCGGCGGAAGTGGCGGCGGCTGCCGGACCGGCGGCAACGGCGGTGGTGGCAACGGCGGTTGCGGTGGTGGCAACGGGGGCTGCGGCGGGGGAGGCGGCGGCTGCGACGGCCCCTGCCTGCTCGCGCTGCTCCCGACGGTCCTGGCCGCCGGCCTCCGGTTCGCCCTGACCGCCGGCCGGGGAGACGGCGCCGGTCCCCGTCCGGCCGACCGGGCCGCGCCCGCGCCGCGGGGCCTGGTGGCCGGGGTGCTCTACGGCGCGGTGCGCCACTACCGCACCGAGATCAGCCCGAAGCGGCCCGCCTGCTGCCTGTACACGCCGAGTTGCTCCACCTACGCGGTGCAGGCGCTGCACCGGCACGGCGCGGTGCGCGGCGCCCGGCTGACGGCGGGCCGGCTGCTGCGCTGCCGGCCCGAGGCGGCCCGGCGGAGGAACGGCGTCGACCCGGTGCCGGAGCACTGA
- a CDS encoding family 2B encapsulin nanocompartment shell protein gives MTVETAPETPQVAQSSLTTAAARNLATTTKSAPQMQEITSRWLLKVLPWVQAAGGAYRVNRRLTYTVGDGRVEFIKTGSEVRVIPQELGELALLRGFEDDEVLTALADRCEQRDFGPGEVLAERGGAADRIYLIAHGKINQIGTGKYGDETVVGVLGDGDRFGEQSVLDQDAVWEFTARTVTAGTVLSLPRRDFEQIRDNSPALQEHLTAFLALPLQRQNERGEAEIAMSAGHHGEYQLPGAFVDYELKPREYELSVAQTILKVHTRVADLYNQPMNQIEHQLRLTIEALRERQEHELVNNPEFGLLNNADFAQRIQTHSGPPTPDDLDELLSRRRDPDYLLAHPRAIAAIGRELNARGIYPHHVDLGGQQVPAWRGVPILPCNKIPISKENTSSILVIRTGEDNQGVIGLHQTGLPDEYQPGLSVRFMGIDEKAIISYLVSAYYSAAILVPDAVGVLENVEIAHGRH, from the coding sequence ATGACCGTGGAGACGGCCCCGGAGACACCGCAGGTGGCGCAGTCGAGCCTGACGACGGCTGCTGCCCGCAATCTCGCCACCACCACCAAGTCCGCGCCGCAGATGCAGGAGATCACCTCCCGCTGGCTGCTCAAGGTGCTGCCCTGGGTGCAGGCCGCCGGTGGTGCCTACCGGGTCAACCGCCGACTGACCTACACCGTCGGTGACGGCCGGGTCGAGTTCATCAAGACCGGTTCCGAGGTCCGGGTCATCCCCCAGGAGCTGGGTGAGCTGGCCCTGCTGCGCGGGTTCGAGGACGACGAGGTGCTGACCGCGCTGGCCGACCGCTGCGAGCAGCGCGACTTCGGTCCCGGCGAGGTGCTCGCCGAACGCGGTGGGGCTGCGGACCGGATCTACCTGATCGCACACGGCAAGATCAACCAGATCGGCACCGGCAAGTACGGTGACGAGACGGTGGTCGGCGTACTCGGTGACGGCGACCGGTTCGGCGAGCAGTCCGTGCTCGACCAGGACGCCGTCTGGGAGTTCACCGCGAGGACGGTGACGGCGGGCACGGTGCTGTCGCTGCCCCGCCGCGACTTCGAGCAGATCCGGGACAACTCGCCGGCGCTCCAGGAGCACCTCACCGCCTTCCTCGCCCTGCCGCTCCAGCGCCAGAACGAGCGCGGCGAGGCCGAGATCGCGATGTCCGCCGGCCACCACGGCGAGTACCAGCTGCCCGGCGCGTTCGTGGACTACGAGCTGAAGCCGCGCGAGTACGAGCTGAGCGTCGCGCAGACGATCCTCAAGGTGCACACCCGGGTCGCCGACCTCTACAACCAGCCGATGAACCAGATCGAGCACCAGCTCCGGCTGACCATCGAGGCGCTGCGCGAGCGCCAGGAGCACGAGCTGGTCAACAACCCGGAGTTCGGCCTGCTCAACAACGCCGACTTCGCCCAGCGGATCCAGACCCACTCCGGCCCGCCCACCCCGGACGACCTGGACGAGCTGCTCAGCCGCCGCCGGGACCCGGACTACCTGCTCGCCCACCCGCGTGCGATCGCCGCGATCGGCCGCGAGCTGAACGCCCGCGGGATCTACCCGCACCACGTCGACCTCGGCGGACAGCAGGTGCCGGCCTGGCGCGGTGTGCCGATCCTGCCCTGCAACAAGATCCCGATCAGCAAGGAGAACACCAGCTCCATCCTGGTGATCCGGACCGGCGAGGACAACCAGGGCGTCATCGGCCTGCACCAGACCGGCCTCCCGGACGAGTACCAGCCCGGCCTGTCGGTCCGCTTCATGGGCATCGACGAGAAGGCGATCATCTCCTACCTGGTCAGTGCCTACTACTCGGCTGCGATCCTGGTGCCGGACGCCGTCGGTGTCCTGGAGAACGTCGAGATCGCGCACGGCCGCCACTGA
- a CDS encoding universal stress protein — protein MIVAGLDGSDSSWRATAYAAGLARRQNATLAIAYIQPVLGAATALAGAAVEETTQEIAEELLAAVREAEDRLRDVWRVEWRFLTVRGDPYTGLARLADELRADAVVVGASEQAGHRVIGSVAVRLVKAGRWPVTVVP, from the coding sequence ATGATCGTGGCGGGCCTCGACGGCTCGGACTCCTCCTGGCGGGCGACCGCCTACGCGGCGGGCCTGGCCCGGCGGCAGAACGCCACCCTGGCGATCGCGTACATCCAGCCGGTGCTGGGCGCGGCCACCGCGCTCGCGGGCGCCGCCGTGGAGGAGACCACCCAGGAGATCGCCGAGGAACTGCTCGCCGCCGTCCGCGAGGCCGAGGACCGGCTGCGCGACGTCTGGCGGGTGGAGTGGCGCTTCCTGACCGTGCGCGGTGACCCCTATACGGGTCTGGCCCGGCTGGCCGACGAGCTGCGGGCGGACGCGGTGGTGGTCGGCGCCTCCGAGCAGGCCGGGCACCGGGTGATCGGCTCGGTCGCGGTCCGGCTGGTCAAGGCGGGCCGCTGGCCGGTCACCGTGGTGCCGTAG